One stretch of Amycolatopsis tolypomycina DNA includes these proteins:
- a CDS encoding CsbD family protein, with the protein MSMSDKISNKAEDLGGKAKEAAGDLTGNERLQAEGQSDQAKAGLKDAVENVKDAVGDVTGKIKDVFKK; encoded by the coding sequence ATGTCGATGAGCGACAAGATCAGCAACAAGGCCGAGGACCTCGGCGGCAAGGCCAAGGAAGCCGCCGGCGATCTCACCGGAAACGAGCGGCTGCAGGCCGAGGGGCAAAGCGACCAGGCCAAGGCCGGCCTCAAGGACGCCGTCGAGAACGTCAAGGACGCGGTCGGCGACGTCACCGGCAAGATCAAGGACGTTTTCAAGAAGTAG
- a CDS encoding Asp23/Gls24 family envelope stress response protein — translation MTNTAATKTPSTELEAAGTGALASTQGSTTIADTVVAKVAGLATREVSGVHALGGGAARAFSAIRERIPGASASVAQGVSVEVGERQAAVDLQILVEYGVYIADLARSVRKNVITAVEQITGLQVVEVNINVSDVHLPGDDEGDDTQAATGRVR, via the coding sequence ATGACGAACACGGCCGCCACCAAGACTCCCTCGACCGAGCTCGAGGCCGCCGGCACCGGCGCTCTGGCGTCCACGCAGGGTTCCACCACCATCGCCGACACCGTCGTCGCCAAGGTCGCCGGGCTGGCGACGCGCGAAGTTTCCGGCGTCCACGCCCTCGGTGGCGGCGCGGCGCGGGCGTTCAGCGCGATCCGCGAGCGCATCCCGGGCGCGTCGGCCTCGGTCGCCCAGGGCGTGTCGGTCGAGGTCGGCGAGCGTCAGGCCGCCGTCGACCTGCAGATCCTCGTCGAGTACGGCGTCTACATCGCCGATCTGGCCCGCTCGGTCCGCAAGAACGTGATCACCGCGGTCGAGCAGATCACCGGCCTGCAGGTCGTCGAGGTCAACATCAACGTCTCCGACGTCCACCTCCCCGGCGACGACGAAGGCGACGACACCCAGGCCGCGACCGGCCGGGTCCGGTGA
- a CDS encoding response regulator, whose translation MLRVFLVDDHEVVRRGVADLLDEDENLTVIGQAGSVSQALARIPALNPDVAVLDVRLPDGNGIELARELRSKLPELKCLMLTSFTDEQAMLDAVLAGASGFVIKDIKGMDLVSAVRDVGAGKSLLDAHATAALMAKLRDSQAKKGPLSDLSDQERKLLELIGEGLTNRQISERMFLAEKTVKNYVSRLLTKLGLERRTQAAVLATELRNRSE comes from the coding sequence ATGCTTCGGGTGTTTCTCGTCGACGATCACGAGGTCGTGCGCCGGGGCGTGGCCGACCTGCTCGACGAGGACGAGAACCTCACGGTGATCGGGCAGGCCGGCAGCGTGTCGCAGGCGCTGGCCCGGATCCCGGCGCTGAACCCCGACGTGGCGGTGCTGGACGTCCGCCTGCCCGACGGCAACGGCATCGAACTGGCCCGGGAGCTGCGGTCGAAGCTGCCGGAGCTCAAGTGCCTGATGCTGACCTCGTTCACCGACGAGCAGGCGATGCTGGACGCGGTGCTGGCCGGCGCGAGCGGGTTCGTGATCAAGGACATCAAGGGCATGGACCTGGTCTCGGCGGTCCGGGACGTGGGCGCGGGCAAGTCCCTGCTCGACGCGCACGCGACGGCGGCGTTGATGGCGAAGCTGCGCGACAGCCAGGCGAAGAAAGGCCCCCTCTCCGACCTGTCGGACCAGGAGCGGAAGCTCCTCGAACTGATCGGGGAGGGGCTGACCAACCGGCAGATCTCCGAGCGGATGTTCCTGGCCGAGAAGACGGTGAAGAACTACGTCTCCCGCCTGCTGACCAAGCTGGGCCTGGAACGGCGGACGCAGGCCGCGGTGCTGGCCACCGAACTCCGCAACCGGAGCGAGTGA
- a CDS encoding MOSC domain-containing protein: MRGDGGFGRFIHLDDLEDAGYGDYRILFTSDTDGPDRGEPMPETISTPVEIVALLVSPAHAFEGRPTDGPRPDPVPVEHDEVTVRAGLGLVGDRYFNRPAHRQAAVTLFAADSLDVLARDLGLDAVPDPHLPRRNIVVRGFPVDELAAPRGGTGAVFGLDSGAGEVRFQAYRPAHPCAWMDVVLAPGAFRALRGRGGVRCTPLDDGILRVGPATLTVMR, from the coding sequence ATGCGAGGTGATGGAGGGTTCGGGCGGTTCATCCACCTCGATGACCTGGAAGACGCGGGCTACGGCGACTACCGCATCCTGTTCACCAGCGACACCGACGGCCCGGATCGAGGAGAGCCCATGCCTGAAACGATCTCGACCCCGGTGGAGATCGTCGCGCTCCTGGTCTCCCCCGCACACGCCTTCGAAGGCCGTCCCACCGACGGCCCGAGGCCCGACCCCGTACCCGTCGAGCACGATGAGGTGACCGTGCGTGCCGGGCTCGGGCTCGTCGGTGACCGGTACTTCAACCGGCCGGCCCACCGCCAGGCCGCCGTCACCCTCTTCGCCGCCGACTCACTCGACGTTCTCGCCCGCGACCTCGGCCTCGACGCCGTGCCGGACCCGCACCTGCCGCGACGCAACATCGTCGTGCGCGGGTTTCCCGTCGACGAGCTGGCCGCGCCGCGAGGCGGGACCGGAGCCGTCTTCGGCCTCGACTCCGGGGCGGGCGAAGTCCGGTTCCAGGCCTACCGCCCGGCCCACCCCTGCGCCTGGATGGACGTGGTGCTGGCGCCCGGCGCGTTCCGCGCGCTCCGCGGACGCGGCGGTGTCCGCTGCACCCCGCTCGATGACGGAATCCTGCGCGTCGGTCCCGCAACCCTCACCGTGATGCGGTGA
- a CDS encoding intradiol ring-cleavage dioxygenase, protein MSDADPTYEGRPLPRPRDEVVDQGLGFDVATLFTRRRALRLFGVGAAGAVLTACGTVSGGSTTTSATTTASAAPGEIPDETAGPYPGDGSNGPDVLEQSGVVRSDIRSSFGTGSVTAEGVPMTLELVVADLANGGSPFAGAAVYVWHCNRAGQYSLYSDGVENENYLRGVQIADAAGKVRFSSIFPACYDGRWPHIHFEVYPGQADITDSTKAIATSQVALPRNVCETVYAQPGYEQSVSNLEKVDLSSDNVFGDDSGALQLATVTGDVTGGFTVTLNVGVNRGNARGPSRTATTS, encoded by the coding sequence ATGAGCGATGCTGATCCGACCTACGAAGGCCGTCCGCTACCCCGACCGCGTGACGAGGTCGTGGACCAAGGCCTCGGCTTCGACGTCGCAACCCTGTTCACCCGCCGCCGGGCGCTGCGGCTGTTCGGCGTCGGTGCGGCCGGTGCCGTCCTCACCGCCTGTGGCACCGTGTCCGGCGGTTCGACCACCACCTCGGCGACGACCACGGCATCGGCCGCACCGGGCGAAATCCCGGACGAGACCGCGGGACCGTATCCGGGTGACGGTTCCAACGGGCCGGACGTGCTCGAACAGAGCGGCGTGGTCCGCAGTGACATCCGATCGAGTTTCGGCACCGGCAGCGTCACCGCCGAAGGCGTGCCCATGACCCTCGAACTGGTCGTCGCCGACCTGGCCAACGGCGGCTCGCCGTTCGCCGGAGCTGCCGTCTACGTCTGGCACTGCAACCGCGCCGGCCAGTACTCCCTCTACTCCGACGGGGTCGAGAACGAGAACTACCTGCGTGGCGTCCAGATCGCCGACGCCGCCGGCAAAGTCCGCTTCAGCAGCATCTTCCCCGCCTGCTACGACGGCCGCTGGCCGCACATCCACTTCGAGGTCTACCCCGGGCAGGCGGATATCACGGACTCCACCAAGGCGATCGCGACCTCGCAGGTCGCCCTGCCGCGGAACGTCTGCGAAACGGTCTACGCCCAGCCCGGCTACGAGCAGTCCGTGTCCAACCTCGAAAAGGTGGACCTCAGCAGCGACAACGTCTTCGGCGACGACAGCGGCGCCCTGCAGCTGGCCACCGTCACCGGCGACGTCACAGGCGGCTTCACAGTGACACTCAACGTCGGCGTGAACCGCGGGAATGCCCGCGGCCCGAGCCGAACCGCGACTACTTCTTGA
- the cydB gene encoding cytochrome d ubiquinol oxidase subunit II — protein sequence MALTDIWFLLIAVLWTGYFVLEGFDFGVGTLLRVLGRDDTDRRVLINTIGPVWDGNEVWLLVAGGATFAAFPLWYSSLFSGFYLALLLVLVALILRGVAFEFRGKLDSPRWRNTWDWVIVFGSAGPALLWGVAFGNIVHGVPLDAQHHFTGTFFTLLNPYALLGGLATLSLFTFHGAIFLTLKTTGELRYRARTLGRALGGVAIVFGGVFLAYTAIEHGGWAWLTAAIAALLLAAGVLFATGERDGFAFASTAGAIIAVTVTLFWSLYPNVLPSTTDPAFGLTTTNAASTPYTLQIMTWVAVAFTPIVLAYQAWTYWVFRKRISRASIPAGGGLPVARR from the coding sequence ATGGCCCTCACCGACATCTGGTTCCTGCTCATCGCGGTCCTCTGGACCGGCTACTTCGTCCTCGAAGGCTTCGACTTCGGCGTCGGCACGCTGCTGCGCGTCCTCGGCCGCGACGACACCGACCGCCGCGTGCTCATCAACACGATCGGCCCGGTCTGGGACGGCAACGAGGTTTGGCTGCTCGTCGCCGGCGGCGCCACCTTCGCCGCCTTCCCGCTCTGGTACTCCAGCCTGTTCTCCGGCTTCTACCTCGCGCTGCTGCTCGTGCTCGTCGCCCTGATCCTGCGCGGCGTCGCGTTCGAGTTCCGCGGCAAGCTCGACAGCCCGCGCTGGCGGAACACCTGGGACTGGGTCATCGTCTTCGGCTCCGCCGGGCCCGCGCTGCTGTGGGGGGTCGCCTTCGGCAACATCGTCCACGGCGTCCCGCTGGACGCGCAGCACCACTTCACCGGCACGTTCTTCACCCTGCTCAACCCCTACGCCCTGCTCGGCGGCCTCGCCACGCTCAGCCTCTTCACCTTCCACGGCGCGATCTTCCTGACGCTCAAGACGACCGGCGAGCTCCGCTACCGGGCCCGGACGCTGGGCCGTGCGCTCGGCGGCGTGGCGATCGTGTTCGGCGGGGTCTTCCTCGCCTACACCGCGATCGAGCACGGCGGCTGGGCGTGGCTCACCGCGGCGATCGCCGCGCTGCTGCTGGCCGCGGGCGTGCTGTTCGCCACCGGCGAGCGGGACGGGTTCGCCTTCGCGAGCACCGCCGGCGCGATCATCGCGGTCACCGTCACCCTGTTCTGGTCGCTCTACCCGAACGTCCTGCCCTCGACCACCGACCCGGCGTTCGGCCTGACGACGACGAACGCGGCCTCGACGCCGTACACCCTGCAGATCATGACCTGGGTCGCGGTCGCGTTCACCCCGATCGTGCTCGCCTACCAGGCCTGGACGTACTGGGTGTTCCGCAAGCGCATCAGCCGCGCCTCGATCCCCGCCGGCGGCGGCCTGCCCGTGGCTCGCCGGTGA
- a CDS encoding GAF domain-containing protein: MAGTLSGLRLRELLRDLQDRIELLIGTRDKMDGLLDAVLAVASGLELDATLRRIVEAAMELGEAKYGALGVLAEDGSLAEFVYVGIDDQTRRLIGDLPTGHGVLGVVIDEAKPLRMDEISAHPASVGFPAHHPPMHSFLGVPVRVRDEVFGRLYLTEKKNGEQFTDDDEVVVQALAAAAGIAIENAHLYEQARVRQQWLAATSEVTTELLGGTDPAEALTTIASRALELTGSDVTMLALPNSGRLDVDEDWGDDVDDLTVTVSAGTRAAELSGTHIDLEGSVPGAVFKDRTPRSVAELQLGGHRFGPAMVVPLRAGDRTTGVLIAIRESGAGSFESTQLPVVASFADQAALALQLAAQQRAARELDVLGDRDRIARDLHDHVIQRLFAVGLSMQSTQRRTKSPELQKRLGDSIEQLHEIVQEIRTAIFDLHGGAAGETGIRLRHRLHDAIAELTDDAPLQPTVSMSGSIDTVPTQLAEHVEAVVREAVSNAVRHADAATLSVSIAMKDDLIRVVVIDDGKGLPEDVSPSGLGNLEDRAEAVGGQFAVDAVPAGGLKLEWSAPVG; encoded by the coding sequence ATGGCGGGCACGCTGTCCGGGTTGCGGCTGCGTGAGCTGCTGCGTGACCTGCAGGACCGGATCGAGCTGCTGATCGGCACCCGGGACAAGATGGACGGCCTGCTCGACGCGGTGCTGGCGGTCGCGTCGGGGTTGGAGCTGGACGCGACGCTGCGGCGGATCGTCGAGGCGGCGATGGAGCTGGGCGAGGCGAAGTACGGCGCGCTCGGGGTGCTGGCCGAGGACGGCTCGCTGGCGGAGTTCGTCTACGTCGGCATCGACGACCAGACCCGCCGGCTCATCGGTGACCTGCCGACCGGCCACGGCGTGCTGGGTGTGGTCATCGACGAGGCCAAGCCGCTGCGGATGGACGAGATCTCGGCGCATCCGGCGTCGGTCGGGTTTCCGGCGCACCACCCGCCGATGCACTCGTTCCTCGGGGTGCCGGTGCGGGTGCGTGACGAGGTGTTCGGGCGGCTGTATCTGACCGAGAAGAAGAACGGCGAGCAGTTCACCGATGACGACGAGGTCGTCGTGCAGGCGCTGGCCGCCGCGGCCGGTATCGCGATCGAGAACGCCCACCTCTACGAGCAGGCCCGAGTCCGCCAGCAGTGGCTGGCCGCCACGAGCGAAGTGACCACCGAGCTGCTGGGCGGCACCGACCCGGCCGAGGCGCTGACCACCATCGCCAGCCGCGCGCTGGAGCTGACCGGCTCCGACGTCACGATGCTGGCGTTGCCGAATTCCGGACGGCTGGACGTCGACGAGGACTGGGGCGATGACGTCGACGACCTGACCGTGACCGTCAGCGCCGGCACCCGGGCCGCGGAGCTGTCGGGCACGCACATCGACCTCGAGGGCAGCGTGCCGGGCGCGGTGTTCAAGGACCGCACCCCCCGCAGCGTCGCCGAGCTCCAGCTGGGCGGACACCGCTTCGGACCGGCGATGGTGGTGCCGCTGCGGGCGGGGGACCGCACGACGGGTGTGCTCATCGCGATCCGGGAATCCGGGGCCGGCTCCTTCGAGTCGACCCAGCTGCCGGTGGTGGCCTCCTTCGCCGACCAGGCGGCGCTGGCGCTGCAGCTGGCCGCGCAACAGCGAGCCGCGCGGGAGCTGGACGTGTTGGGCGATCGCGACCGGATCGCGCGTGATCTGCATGATCACGTGATCCAGCGGTTGTTCGCGGTGGGGTTGTCGATGCAGAGCACGCAGCGGCGGACGAAGTCGCCGGAGTTGCAGAAGCGGCTCGGGGACAGCATCGAGCAGCTGCACGAGATCGTCCAGGAGATCCGCACGGCGATTTTCGACCTGCACGGCGGCGCGGCGGGGGAGACGGGGATCAGGCTGCGGCACCGGCTGCACGACGCGATCGCCGAGCTGACCGACGACGCACCGCTGCAGCCGACGGTGAGCATGTCCGGCTCGATCGACACGGTGCCCACCCAGCTGGCCGAACACGTCGAAGCCGTGGTCCGCGAAGCGGTCAGCAACGCGGTCCGGCACGCCGACGCCGCGACGCTGTCCGTGTCGATCGCGATGAAGGACGACCTGATCCGCGTCGTGGTGATCGACGACGGCAAGGGCTTGCCCGAGGACGTCTCGCCGAGCGGGCTCGGCAACCTCGAGGACCGCGCGGAAGCCGTGGGCGGGCAGTTCGCCGTCGACGCCGTCCCGGCGGGTGGCCTGAAGCTGGAGTGGTCGGCCCCGGTCGGCTGA
- a CDS encoding cytochrome ubiquinol oxidase subunit I: protein MNALDLARWQFGITTVYHFLFVPLTIGLSFLVAGMQTAWVRTGNDKYRRMTKFWGKLFLINFAMGVATGIVQEFQFGMNWSDYSTFVGDIFGAPLAIEGLLAFFLESTFLGLWIFGWDKLPKKLHLATIWLASIGTVLSAYFILAANSWMQHPVGYAVNPATGRAELKDFGAVLTNSTAVGAFAHTITACFLTAGMFVVGISAWQLRKGNSADVYRPSMKLALVTVLVASLGVIVTGDLQARLMTEQQPMKMAAAEALYDTVAPASFSLFTIGSLDGSQEKFSIRVPGVLSFMATGKFDGQVEGINDLQAAEQRQYGPGEYRPDIPVTYWTFRLMIGFGFLCLLISLAGLWLFRRGRTPRARWFFPVATAGIALPFLANSVGWIFTEMGRQPWSVFGVLKTADSVSPTVSAGNVLTSLIVFTLLYGVLAVVDGVLMVRYAKAGPPPPEAPADETDSDEPRPAAFAY, encoded by the coding sequence ATGAACGCCCTGGACCTCGCCCGCTGGCAGTTCGGGATCACCACCGTCTACCACTTCCTCTTCGTCCCGCTGACCATCGGGCTGTCCTTCCTGGTCGCCGGGATGCAGACGGCCTGGGTGCGCACGGGGAACGACAAGTACCGCCGGATGACGAAGTTCTGGGGGAAGCTGTTCCTCATCAACTTCGCCATGGGCGTGGCGACCGGCATCGTGCAGGAGTTCCAGTTCGGGATGAACTGGTCGGACTACAGCACTTTCGTCGGCGACATCTTCGGCGCGCCGCTCGCCATCGAGGGCCTGCTCGCCTTCTTCCTCGAGTCGACGTTCCTCGGGCTGTGGATCTTCGGCTGGGACAAGCTGCCGAAGAAACTGCACCTGGCCACCATCTGGCTCGCCTCGATCGGCACCGTGCTCTCGGCGTACTTCATCCTCGCCGCCAACTCCTGGATGCAGCACCCGGTCGGCTACGCGGTCAACCCCGCCACCGGCCGCGCGGAGCTCAAGGACTTCGGTGCGGTGCTGACCAACTCGACCGCCGTCGGGGCGTTCGCGCACACCATCACCGCGTGCTTCCTCACCGCCGGCATGTTCGTCGTCGGGATCAGCGCCTGGCAGCTGCGGAAAGGCAACTCAGCGGACGTCTACCGGCCGTCCATGAAGCTCGCACTGGTCACCGTGCTGGTCGCGAGCCTGGGCGTCATCGTCACCGGCGACCTGCAGGCCCGGCTGATGACCGAGCAGCAGCCGATGAAGATGGCCGCCGCCGAAGCGTTGTACGACACCGTCGCGCCCGCGTCGTTCTCGCTGTTCACCATCGGCTCGCTCGACGGCTCGCAGGAGAAGTTCAGCATCCGCGTCCCCGGCGTGCTCTCCTTCATGGCCACCGGGAAGTTCGACGGCCAGGTCGAGGGCATCAACGACCTGCAAGCCGCCGAGCAGCGGCAGTACGGGCCCGGCGAGTACCGGCCGGACATCCCGGTCACCTACTGGACGTTCCGGCTGATGATCGGCTTCGGCTTCCTCTGCCTGCTGATCTCGCTGGCCGGGCTCTGGCTGTTCCGCCGCGGCCGCACGCCCCGCGCCCGCTGGTTCTTCCCCGTCGCGACCGCCGGGATCGCGCTGCCGTTCCTGGCCAACAGCGTCGGCTGGATCTTCACCGAGATGGGCCGCCAGCCGTGGTCGGTGTTCGGCGTGCTCAAGACCGCCGACTCGGTCTCGCCGACGGTTTCCGCGGGCAACGTCCTGACGTCGTTGATCGTGTTCACCCTGCTCTACGGCGTGCTCGCGGTCGTCGACGGCGTCCTGATGGTCCGCTACGCCAAGGCCGGGCCCCCACCTCCCGAGGCACCCGCGGACGAGACCGATTCCGATGAGCCGCGGCCCGCGGCCTTCGCCTACTGA